The following DNA comes from Hordeum vulgare subsp. vulgare chromosome 3H, MorexV3_pseudomolecules_assembly, whole genome shotgun sequence.
GTTGGGCAAATCGGCAGCATGTATAGGGTTTTACGACAACCAGCTAACAGGTGTGCCATGCTTATCTCACTAATTGACTGATTGGGAGTTCTGCGGGTCAGCAACTAGGTAGCAACATGGGGTTCTGCTGTGCCTTCTTTTCCACTGATTCTGCGTATGATTGGGGTCATTACATTGTTAATTCTAGCTAGGCGAATTTATGTTGAAATGGTGCCGAAAATCGATGGTTAATCCTCTGCCTGTATTATATCATCTTCCCACATTAACTCTGATTTCGTCAGATTAGTCCAAGTCTGACTGTCCAGTTTTGCCTGTAGAAATACTACACACTTGTAGAACCAAGGAAAAACGATTTCGTCAAAAGATAACTTATTGTCTGCTATCTGTCTAACTTAAATATAAAAATGGGAAAGCCATAAGATAGCATACCACTGTTCTTCTTTACATCAATTTCAATCACCAGCTAACATCATATACCTATTACTCCTATGTGTGAGGCCACATACGTAATTCAGCTATATTGATGTCATTTTGTAGTATTGTGGACTCGTAACCTCACTTATTATTTTGAAATTCTAATCAACAAATTCATGAAGGCTTATGCTCTCACTGATTTTTTATTCATCAACTGAATCACACCATTTTTTCAGATAGATTGCACCTTTTTGTCATTCGACATCCATGATAAAAAACACTCCAAAattatacactagtagaaaaaggggcttccgtcccagctcaatttacacattagtcccggttccattacgaaccaggactaatgttagcattagtcccggttcgaacgccaagggcgccggtcggtcattagtcccggttcgtgtctcgaactgggactaaagagcttggaggctttagtcctggttcgtgtcttgagccgggactaaagggtagacctttagtcccggttcgagacacgaaccgggactaaaggggttttgtatttttattttttcctgtttttaaattttatttctgtttgtagtttctgttttaaattgcttatatcttttaggatatttaattttcttttgagtgattctttttgcattagattcaaaattttgtctagtttctgtttgtgcaattagtttttaaatttgaatggtttaaatttgaatttgttcaaatttgcttcaaacccaaattgcgaataacttgagtttacaaatagtttttaatttaattcttttttctcctagtcatctgttagattgttatcatagtaagatttatttggttatttttagaataatttaaatttggattttaattaaaacaatattgttttgcttatatagttgttttagtcatttaattgttgttttttattatttttagttagtactttctgtagattttaacatgttatagtatggtgcatattgcaTGCATAAAAAGTCCAGaattaaaatcattttaataaaatgcctttgtagcagatgggttttcgtatgaaaccttgatacttcgaaggatgatccagtttgtacacgaagtgcatccagtttttatcgtaactctctcaactttttagcacatgccatgtgggtgaaactatgataccatgccaactttcaaccttttcagagttcatttgtagtgcttttcaatttcagggtcaattagctgaaaaaagtaagtaaatgcatgaaaaataccaaatgaagtcagaaagtattgaaaatttatgatgtggctttacatggtgtattttgaacacacaaaaagtatggagttcaaataagttcaaaaaaatgaaatccctttgcaatagatgagttttcgttcgaacccctgatacttcgaaagagattgttcattttgtacacgaagtgcatccagtttttgacgtaaccctctcaactttttagcgcctgctatgtgggagaaatgatgatacgatgccaagtttcaaccttttcagagttcatttgtcgggcttttcaatttcaaggtcatttaggtcaaaaaatcattaaatgcatgaaaaatagcaaatgaagttataaagggtcgaaatttaggatgtggtttttgaatggtttatattgaatgcacaaaatgcataaaatgtctgaagttgaaataagtaaaaaaataaaatatctttctagcagatgggttttcgtccgaaaccgtgatacttcaaagtagatggtccagtttgtacacgaagtgcatccagtttttgtcgtaaccctctcaactttttagcacaagctatgtggatgaaataatgataccatgccaagtttcaacatttttagagttcattatagttcttttcaatttcagggtcatttagctcaacatagcaaataaagttagaaagggttaactctggcttggttaaccttagttgtaattctggcggggacggtgctagcaaatgtagtcgatgggtatgattggactcttggctaaagggggattctgaatttttcaaactctaccctccgggaccgtcttttttagttttgtagaaaataaacaaaattgctaaaatcttcaaaaaataaaatcctttgagatgtagttaggttttagtgcctagttggtatacaaattttgagatatgaattttgaccgttttttcaaaaaaggggaaaatgtaaaacggccataacttttgcatacgacgtaaaaaaagtttaatatatcaaaaaaaactagagaaaattgggaatcgatttcatcggggcttgcccggtgaagttttctcagatgctcaaaattccaaatgtaaaaaaagttatggcaaaaagatgttttttccacaaaaataagaaaaaataattttatttaaaatctttaggttgttttcattgaaattcactattattattacttattttgtttattttaataattgtttgaattcaaaaaattaaatcatgtgacatgacatcaaaccctaggttgtttaggattgatagcttactattgtcaggaaaacaacaagtgcagacttggcaactagggaCGATAGAATcaggaagttaagcgtgctcgggctgaagcagtgaaaggatgggtgaccggccgagaagttagacgatttgaaatgagtaatCTATGCTAGAgtagtgaggatgggtgattagagattaaattgtcaaataaatcaaagatttaaaaattgaaataaaacataaaaacaaatcaaagaatattcaaaaataaaatttgaaaaataaattaaaaaggtatCTTTttggatcaaacaaacaaaataaacagacgggtcctttagtcccggtccgtgttaagacccgggactaaagggtctgcccctgagggcgctccgaggcgcccacgtggagcacctttggtcccggattGGGacaggaccgggactaaaggttaggcctttagtcccgcctctttggtcccggttggtgaaccgggactaaagccccttacgggccgggactataggccctgtccccactgattaaattgtcaaataaatcaaagatttaaaaattgaaataaaacataaaaacaaatcaaagaatattcaaaaataaaatttgaaaaataaattaaaaaggtatCTTTttggatcaaacaaacaaaataaacagacgggtcctttagtcccggtccgtgttaagacccgggactaaagggcctgcccctgagggcgctccgaggcgcccacgtggagcacctttggtcccggcttgggacaggaccgggactaaaggttaggcctttagtcccgcctctttggtcccggttggtgaaccgggactaaagccccttacgggccgggactataggccctgtccccactagtgatatgTATCATTTGTTTTTTGgaaaatcaatatatatcaagTTTGGTCAATAGAAATCTCTCTTTATTGATACTAATACTTTTATATTAAGGGCCCCGTCTTTAAGTTCGCCCCGGGCCCCTGAAATCTCAGAACCGGCCCTGACGGCGTCTTGAGGGGACTTAGCATATGGCGGGGTGCACCGGTTATCTCTCACTTGCTCTTTGCGAATGATACAATGTTGTTCTTTGAGGCTTCAGGCCAGCAAGCTAGCATTGTCAAAGGTTTGTTGAACACTTACACTTCGGTGACGGGTCAACTTATTAACCAAGAAAAGTGTTCCATCTTGTTCTCTAACAATTGTaatgcggcggtggcggaggaggtgaAAGGCATATTGGAAATCACACAGCAAGTTTTTGaacccaaatacttgggcttaccGGTACCTGAAGGATGAATGCATAAATGGCAATTTGAAACACTTCAGGAGAGATTGAGAAAAAGATTGATAGATTGGAGCGAACAGTTTGTGTATGTGGGCAATAAGGAGATCTTGATCAAAGCGGTTGCGCAGGCCATCCCCACCTATGTAATGAGCGTCTTCAGGCTGCCAGCGTCTATTTGTGATGGGTTGACAAGGATGATGCGGCAATATTGGTGGGGGTGGAGCATGGTAAGAGGAAGATGGCGTGGCTGAGTTGGGAAAAGATGATGTTACCCAAGTCTATGGGGGGCATGGTATTTCGCGATATGAGGGCCTCCAACCAGACTTTGCTGGCCAAGCAAGCTTGGCGCTTGTTGGACTGTCCAGATAGACTGTGTGCTAGACTCCTCAGAGCtaaatattatccccatgataatCTATTGGATACTGTGTTCCCTGCTACTTCGTCTGCAGTCTTGAATTGGTGAAGAAAGGCATCATTTGGCGTGTGGGAGATGGTATGTTAATTAAAACTTGGAGAGATGCTTGGTACCGAGGGGTCTCAACCTTCGGCCAGTCACACCAAAGCGGAACTGTCATTTCAATTGGGTGGCTGATTTCCTGGATGAACATGGTGCTTGGAATGTGCAAAGACTGAGAGAACACTTTTGGGACATGGACGTTCATGCGATTCTAAAGATTCGTACCTCGCCAAGGAAtggccaagacttccttgcttgctTCCCGGAGAGGAGCGGGCAGTTCACCGTGCGAAGTGCCTATCGGCTTGCTACCTTGGGTACTATCCCTGATGTCGAGGGCGCATCAAGCGTCATCCCATACGAGGAGTGGCCGATCTGGCGCTGCATTTGGGGTGCGAGAGTGCccttgaagatgaggatcctctcCTGGAAGGTAGTCTCGGGTGCCTTGGCTACTAGTACCGTCATATTGCTACAAGGGATACACATCCCTTATGTGCAAAGGAGAAGGAAACCAGCTTCCACGCCTTAGTTGTCTGTGATCATGGGCGGGAGGTGTGGCTACAAATGGGATCGGTGTGGCGACTGCCGCGGCAGGAGCTGCTGCAAGACTCAGGGcggggttggttactgaatgtgttGGCAAGCTGTGATGAACTGATGCGAGACTGTGTGATCATGCCGATTTGGCCGATTTGGTCCCTCTGGTTTGACTTAGTGCACGGGAAAGAAGTGCCTACGATGGCTGCAACAGTCCTATATCTGCAGAGTTATTTGCAGTCCCTAGATCTCTCCAGGAAGTACTCGACGAAAGAGATTATCAAAGGCAAGATGCCTTTGGCGCTGGAGGAACCAGCCGTTGTGCTGAAGGAGATCTAGGCCCCTCCATAGACGAGGCCACCATCGGAGCAGGTGGCGTTGTTTGTCGATGGTTCTTACCTCCAATCTGATGGTTCTGCAGCGGTGGGTATGATCACGAGGAGACACGATGGGACCATTATATTTGCGGCTTACCGTTGCATTTTTAATTGCAACGATGCACTGGAGGTGGAGTTACATGCGATTATGCAGGGTATGGCTCTGGCTATCCAGCATTGTGAGCTTCCTGTCATAGTCCAATCGGATTCCTCTCTGGCACTCTCTGCTTTGTCTAGTGACAGCTTAACCAGATCTTTCTATGGACATCTAATTACTAAGATTCGTCATCTTATGGTAGATAGAATTTTTATTCCCTTGAAAATTAGTCGTGTGCAAAATAGTGTATCAGATCGAGTGGCCCTATATAGTCGTATAGAGAGCACTACTGATGTATGGCTTGGTCGAGGTCCACCATGTGTCGACGATCTTTTGCCTTGTAACCCTATACAAATTGAATAAAACTCATTTACCAACGCAAAAAAAATTAGTTTAGATGATTTATTTTAGATTTGGATCACTGGAAAATGTTTCCTTCTTCCTTGCTActatataaaataaaaataaaattaggtCATATTACGTTCGTAGTAACAGAGAGTTGATGGATTCCTTGTATCTGATCCGAAACCAGACCAAAGGCTAGTTAGTTGTTGTTGCACTCCCCCGGCAGCTGGGCGTACGCCCTATCCTTATTGGTACAGTAGTCGTAGGTCGTGTGCTTGCTCTTGGCGTCCTTGTACGCGTCCCACTGCGCAGGCGTGAGGCTCTGGATCCCGTTCCACGGCAGGCTCGGCGAGCCACACGGCGCGCCTCCGGTGGCGCGGCAGCCATCGACGTCGAAATCCTGAAAAACGGTGGTGAACGGCGCACGGTTCCAGTCGACCTTGATCTTGCCAAAGTCCGTCGCCCAGCCGGAGCCGTCCCAGATGCTCGCCCGGATCTTGAACGGCCTCGCCGGGAACTGGCCGGGCGCGAGGTTCTTCAGCACCCGTATCGGCGTGTCGTCGATGAACACCCTGCGATCGGTCGATCCAGGTAAACGCGATACATAAACATGAATTGATCCGCTCAGGCTCAGCAGATGGCAAAATTAAGGAGTAGCTAGGGGATGATGGATGGACTTATATACACAAGCTGGTAGGGGTTCCAGAGTATCTTGTAGTCATGGAAATCGGCTCCCGGGTCGAACCAAAGCTCGATCCTCTGCTCCCTGTCGCCTTTGCCGTTTAGGAAGATGTTGGTCTGGAGAATGACCGGCTTGCCGTCCACGTTGCCCAGGAACTCGAGATCCACCTCGTCGTGGTCACCTTGCTCGGGTTCCGTCGTGAGCTAGATGTACAAGATACATTTATATCTGACTCCTAGTATTCATCATCAAACTACAGGAAATGGCTAGGCTAGCATATAACATATGCAGCATGAGCATGTAGAAACCGCATGTTGCAACACTCACATAGAAGGCCGTTACGACTCCGGCACTATACCCGGGCGGTGTCTTGATCCTCATGTGGAAGAACCCTGAACCATACGCCTCCTTGGAACTAAATCCAGCCCCTGCATTGCAAAGAAGCAAATTTTGGGTCAAGTTCAATCAATTTTTTTTTGTCCAATTCAATCGATCAAATAAGTACAATATGTAGCGGGAAAAAAAATGATAATGTACCAGAGCTCTTATCCAAGACGATGTGAACTGATGTCCCCTGATCAACTAGGTGATTGCTATCTGTACCCCCTACTGCCACGAAGTTATCGTTGAACACCGCCGCAAGTGCCGCCGAGCTGAGTACCAAAGACAGGAgggggaggatgaggaggagaacccATGGCTGCAAACTGGAAGCCATTGCTAGTTGCATTGGACAAGAGATCTATTTACGCGTGTGTGCTTCCTGCTTAACCAAGAGCTCGCCTCTCACACCGCCTCAATGCATTAGACCACGGCCCTTATATAAGCTAGATTTGTCACACTCTTGTTTGCACAAACTAGGGGCTGTTAAAAATTTAATCGCCTAGAAATAGTAGTAATTGACGAGCAAAAAAGTAGTAATTTATAAACAAATGTTAGGAAAAAGGTAAATTATTGCAATTAGAAAACATTTACTAGAAATAACTATCAA
Coding sequences within:
- the LOC123439399 gene encoding xyloglucan endotransglucosylase/hydrolase protein 3-like, with protein sequence MASSLQPWVLLLILPLLSLVLSSAALAAVFNDNFVAVGGTDSNHLVDQGTSVHIVLDKSSGAGFSSKEAYGSGFFHMRIKTPPGYSAGVVTAFYLTTEPEQGDHDEVDLEFLGNVDGKPVILQTNIFLNGKGDREQRIELWFDPGADFHDYKILWNPYQLVVFIDDTPIRVLKNLAPGQFPARPFKIRASIWDGSGWATDFGKIKVDWNRAPFTTVFQDFDVDGCRATGGAPCGSPSLPWNGIQSLTPAQWDAYKDAKSKHTTYDYCTNKDRAYAQLPGECNNN